In Pochonia chlamydosporia 170 chromosome 3, whole genome shotgun sequence, the following are encoded in one genomic region:
- a CDS encoding extracellular membrane protein, 8-cysteine region, CFEM (similar to Metarhizium robertsii ARSEF 23 XP_011410980.1) has protein sequence MVTVIGFVPPRTDNSLDPSEPRHFTVETSVYDASKAAPAHFSVVCFLEDTKRWKKVKTPAPGALLTVTAKIAGRTRDTNLLALRVLDLAYLPRPASAPTPTPTDTPPSKRSDRWRGRVPSTPSKRPRISDRAIEAANPSDRNTTLPDASSGALVFPHSKLTTEPISVPTSPSTTAGPEESSSTPGLPLASDGGARPRRNRHPPRNVLT, from the coding sequence ATGGTGACCGTCATCGGCTTCGTGCCGCCCCGTACTGACAACTCGCTTGACCCTTCCGAGCCCCGTCACTTCACAGTCGAAACATCTGTCTACGAcgcatccaaggcagccCCAGCTCACTTCTCCGTAgtctgcttcttggaagACACTAAGCGTTGGAAGAAAGTCAAAACGCCAGCACCGGGAGCTctcctcaccgtcaccgcGAAGATTGCTGGCCGTACCAGGGACACCAACCTCCTGGCCCTCCGAGTCCTCGACCTGGCTTACTTGCCAAGACCTGCCTCTGCGCCAACACCCACCCCGACCGATACTCCACCTTCGAAGCGATCAGACCGCTGGCGTGGCCGGGTGCCATCCACTCCTTCGAAGAGACCACGCATATCGGACCGTGCCATCGAAGCCGCAAACCCCTCTGATAGAAATACAACTCTGCCAGACGCCTCATCAGGCGCACTGGTTTTCCCGCACTCAAAGCTTACTACAGAACCCATATCCGTCCCGACTTCTCCGTCCACCACTGCTGGTCCTGAAGAGTCCTCCTCAACCCCGGGCCTGCCCCTGGCATCCGACGGCGGAGCTCGGCCACGTCGCAATCGTCATCCCCCAAGGAATGTGTTGACGTAG
- a CDS encoding Ribonuclease H-like protein (similar to Metarhizium robertsii ARSEF 23 XP_007826248.1): MPQQHLHFVQTPQRKRSTPSDDLLARSSQQPLDTDESYASQCQPSPPRTGSVASCAKPRTSWIFSHMPDEDIETRYYNQRTRKEEWRCKYCEKTYSCSGGTAAPTKHLTDPPPDGHGLPKGASRSAKVRTIRTILEQARLTAEENVRKRRQLNNHYGDSVDPDQLEVLYVRFIAACSLPFRLVECAEFRALLSYVNADIDTWLPDTHQTIKKWIMRQYEDQKEKVKQRIQSAKSRIHISCDLWTSPNSLAILGVVAHYVTEDGKLEHHTLALKDIDGEHDGSHLAAAIMEVVEDWGFASKLGYFVMDNATNNDTMMKSLSLALLRQFDIQYDPKSHRLRCQGHIINLAAKSFLFVTDNEKLEHEDSSLHNVTLKQIEAWRRKGPLGKLHNFAVYIQRSVQRSQKFMAISHDRRLARDNDTRWNSWYTMLRAALNLREAIDGYFNKWVEADCAGDRLSAEDWTILEKIKSFLEKLKMTTKALESSFATLDHVLLAMDFVLAQFEAGKEAYTDDPMMAPMYNSGWAKLDKYYRLTDESPAYVAAIVLHPSHKWHYIHENWKREWNESSEKLIETLWGEYKPVESLPLAEAPSTTTNEFLKWRNKHLQPAPIRDEYEHYCKSERVYGFTSALTWWLEETQQKTYPNLSKMTVDILSIPAMAAEPERLFSGAKITITDRRNRMGSDVVEALECLKSWFGILEFQSTIM, translated from the exons ATGCCTCAACAGCACCTGCATTTTGTTCAAACACCGCAACGAAAACGTTCAACACCATCCGATGACCTTTTGGCGCGttccagccaacaaccaTTGGACACAGACGAGAGCTACGCCTCTCAATGCCAGCCTTCGCCACCTCGCACGGGCTCTGTAGCCTCTTgcgccaagccaaggacGTCATGGATCTTCTCTCACATGCCAGACGAGGATATCGAAACGAGATATTACAATCAACGGACCAGGAAAGAAGAATGGCGCTGCAAGTATTGTGAGAAGACATATTCTTGTTCCGGTGGAACTGCGGCTCCAACTAAGCACCTAACGGATCCTCCTCCGGACGGTCATGGCCTCCCAAAGGGCGCCTCACGATCGGCCAAAGTAAGAACTATACGAACCATTCTcgaacaagctcgtcttaCGGCCGAAGAAAATGTACGAAAACGCCGTCAACTTAACAATCATTACGGAGACTCGGTCGACCCggaccagcttgaagtgttgtacgtacggttTATTGCCgcctgttctcttccatttcggcttgTGGAATGCGCAGAATTCCGTGCACTATTATCCTACGTTAATGCCGATATTGATACCTGGCTTCCAGACACACACCAAACTATCAAGAAATGGATTATGCGCCAGTATGAAgatcagaaggagaaggtcaagcagcgcattcagtcggcaaagtcgaggaTTCATATCAGCTGCGATCTCTGGACCTCTCCCAACTCCCTGGCAATCTTGGGCGTAGTTGCTCACTATGTAacggaagacggcaagctggaacaccatACTTTGGCCCTAAAGGACATCGACGgtgagcatgatggttcTCATCTCGCTGCGGCAATtatggaagtggttgaagattggggcTTTGCTTCTAAGTTGGGCTATTTCGTCATGGATAATGCAACCAATAAcgacacaatgatgaagtcgcTTTCTCTTG CCCTTCTACGTCAATTTGACATACAGTATgatcccaaatctcaccgactccgctgccaaggtcataTTATTAACCTAGCCGCTAAatccttcctcttcgttaCCGATAACGAGAAGCTCGAACACGAAGATTCCAGTCTGCACAATGTGACACTAAAACAGATTGAGGCGTGGCGGCGGAAAGGCCCACTTGGtaagcttcacaactttgccgtTTACATTCAGCGAAGTGTTCAGCGCAGCCAGAAGTTTATGGCTATTAGCCATGACCGCAGGCTTGCGCGagacaacgacacaagatggaattcGTGGTATACCATGCTGCGAGCGGCCTTGAATCTtagagaagcaattgatggctatttcaacaaatgggtaGAAGCAGATTGCGCTGGAGACAGGCTTTCAGCAGAGGACTGGACCATCCTCGAGAAGATTAAATCTTTTTTagagaagctcaaaatgacgaccaaggctctAGAGTCATCGTTTGCAACTCTTGACCACGTCCTGTTGGCTATGGACTTTGTGTTGGCACAATTTGAAGCAggaaaagaggcatataCGGACGATCCAATGATGGCACCAATGTATAACTCGGGCTGGGCGAAATTGGATAAGTACTATCGCCTTACGGACGAATCGCCTGCCTATGTCGCAGCTATTGTGCTTCACCCCTCGCATAAATGGCATTATATACACGAGAACTGGAAGAGGGAATGGAATGAGTCATCGGAAAAGTTGATTGAGACGCTCTGGGGTGAATATAAACCCGTGGAATCACTTCCTCTCGCCGAGGCACCATCCACGACTACAAACGAGTTCTTGAAATGGCGAAACAAGCATCTACAACCGGCACCTATCAGGGATGAGTACGAGCATTATTGTAAGTCTGAGCGGGTGTATGGGTTTACCAGTGCCCTGACATGGTGGCTAGAGGAGACGCAGCAAAAGACCTACCCTAACTTGAGCAAAATGACCGTGGACATACTGTCAATTcctgcaatggctgccgagcCTGAaaggctcttctctggggcaaagataACCATTACAGATCGTCGAAATCGCATGGGGAGTGATGTAGTTGAAGCATTAGAGTGTTTAAAGTCATGGTTTGGGATATTAGAGTTTCAAAGCACTATAATGTAG
- a CDS encoding DDE superfamily endonuclease, CENP-B-like protein (similar to Metarhizium robertsii ARSEF 23 XP_007816558.2) gives MEPIDEALEFLKSADKINYAKAARRFNCDETTLRRRHQGKQRSRRDADRLYKSCLSKQQERDLIAYIHKLSSRGIPPTLSMVKNFAQDIAKIKVGKDWPYSFVRCNRNELGCIWFDGLDAARKRADNASRYKDYFELIRTKIEKYNILPCNTYNVDEKGFLLGVINRTKRVFSLSVKKQGKLLGASQDGNRSWITFLACVCQDMTSLPPFLIYQGKPGQVQDSWLAEFDPEHQSAFFTTSETGWTNHELGKEWLIGVFDRFTKAKARNGRDYRLLITDGHSSHVNMDFLEWCDQHRIIIAVFPPHSTHRLQPLDVSLFSPLSTAYSNQLIQWTAKTQGLINLSKREFWTLFWSAFETSFSAENIAKEDNSDTGGDSAESLALQQPTARDLRRLVDKVVDTSAADRGRNSRKLKSTLKSLQSEVDLLRYENQGLRETIIQEKKRRQRGKALKDLLFDRTDPNAAQVFSPAKVAQARVKKAEIDAQRKEEALKKEAQKVQRQKKAAEQKALALERRRQREAETERKRQAKEARQQEREENRQIRRDLKRQDLEIAHKMQHKGQAALDGREKSADVEDEIIVALPPTREPRAAWKTPDPPRQNAKRKAIATPNRTTSPKKPFLVVENDREMVVAFRDSRRPQRNSKRPRWLKDYEIQ, from the exons ATGGAGCCGATTGATGAAGCTCTTGAATTCCTGAAATCTGCAGACAAAATTAATTATGCTAAGGCAGCACGACGTTTCAATTGCGATGAGACTACGCTGCGGCGCcggcatcaaggcaaacagagGTCAAGACGGGATGCTGACAGATTGTATAAGTCATGTCtatcaaaacaacaagaacgagaTCTTATTGCCTATATTCACAAGCTTTCATCGCGTGGCATCCCCCCCACGCTATCAATGGTAAAGAACTTTGCGCAGGATATCGCGAAAATTAAGGTCGGAAAGGACTGGCCGTACAGCTTCGTTCGATGCAATCGTAATGAGCTTGGTTGCATCTGGTTTGACGGGCTAGACGCCGCGCGAAAGAGAGCCGATAATGCCTCTAGGTATAAGGATTATTTTGAGCTT ATCCGCACGAAAATCGAGAAATACAACATTCTGCCTTGCAACACATATAACGTGGACGAAAAGGGGTTTCTCTTGGGCGTGATTAATAGGACAAAGAGAGTATTTTCCCTAAGTGTCAAAAAGCAGGGTAAATTACTCGGCGCATCGCAAGATGGCAATCGATCCTGGATTACCTTCCTGGCATGCGTCTGCCAGGATATGACATCGCTGCCGCCATTTCTCATCTaccaaggcaagccagggcaagtccaagattCTTGGCTTGCAGAGTTTGACCCAGAGCATCAATCGGCTTTCTTTACAACCTCGGAGACGGGGTGGACAAATCACGAACTTGGGAAAGAGTGGCTAATAGGCGTTTTCGACCGCTTTACCAAGGCGAAAGCCCGCAACGGTCGTGATTATCGTCTCCTTATTACTGATGGCCACTCCAGCCATGTTAATATGGACTTTCTAGAGTGGTGTGACCAACATAGGATTATTATTGCGGTGTTCCCTCCCCATTCCACACATCGGTTGCAGCCCTTAGATGTGTCGCTGTTTAGCCCTCTGTCAACCGCATACTCAAATCAGCTTATCCAGTGGACGGCAAAAACACAAGGCCTTATTAATCTATCAAAGCGCGAGTTCTGGACTTTGTTTTGGAGCGCATTTGAAACTTCCTTCTCTGCCGAGAACATTGCGA aagaagacaattCAGATACAGGTGGAGACTCTGCAGAGTCATTGGCCCTCCAACAACCTACTGCTCGAGATTTACGCCGACTTGTAGACAAAGTTGTCGATACGTCCGCTGCAGATAGGGGCCGCAATAGCCGAAAGCTAAAGAGCACTCTTAAAAGCCTTCAATCTGAGGTTGACCTGCTTCGATATGAGAACCAAGGACTCCGTGAGACAATTAttcaggagaagaagcgcaggCAGCGCGGTAAAGCCTTAAAAGATCTACTTTTTGATCGAACAGATCCTAACGCAGCCCAGGTGTTTAGCCCAGCGAAAGTCGCACAAGCTCGCGTAAAGAAGGCAGAAATAGACGCGCAACGGAAAGAGGAGGCACTAAAGAAGGAAGCCCAAAAGGTTCAgcggcagaagaaggcagcagaGCAGAAAGCTCTAGCCCTAGAGAGAAGGAGGCAACGTGAGGCAGAAACAGAGAGGAAGCGGcaggcaaaagaagccagacaacaagagAGGGAGGAAAATCGGCAGATCCGACGAGATCTCAAGCGCCAGGATCTAGAAATAGCACATAAAATGCAACATAAAGGACAGGCGGCTTTGGACGGTCGCGAAAAAAgtgcggatgttgaggatgaaataaTCGTCGCTCTTCCACCTACACGGGAGCCACGGGCCGCATGGAAGACGCCAGATCCACCAAGACAAAATGCGAAACGGAAGGCAATAGCCACTCCAAACCGCACTACTAGCCCAAAAAAGCCATTTCtcgttgttgagaatgatcGGGAGATGGTGGTAGCATTTCGGGACTCTAGGAGGCCGCAGCGCAATAGCAAGCGGCCGCGATGGCTTAAGGACTATGAAATACAATGA